One Cystobacter ferrugineus genomic window, CGCTACGAGACGGAGTTCCTCGAGGAGATGCGCGGCATCGCGGACGGGGTGAACCGGGCGGGGGTGAAGTTCAAGGACCGGGAGCTGGAGCTGCTGGACGTGGTGGCGCTCAACTCGATGGTGGACATCCTCATGCTGGAGGACGCCAACGAGGTGAGCGCCACGCCGCTGTCCGGCCGCACCTTCCTCAAGGCCGAGGACGAGACGGCCCGCGCGGGCGAGGGCGACCATTGCTCGTCCTTCGTGGCCACGAAGTCCGCCACGCGCGACGGGGGCCTCATCATGGGGCAGATCTTCATGTGGAACGGCTACACCGGGGTGCACTGGGACGTGATGCTGGACGTGCAGCCCACCCGGGGCCACCGCTTCATCATGCAGACCTTCCCGGGAGGCATCCACAGCGGCTCGGACTGGTACATCAACGACGCGGGGATCGTCATCGGCGAGACGACGGTGGGCCAGACGCCCTTCAATCCCGATGGCACGCCCCAGAGCAACCGCATCCGCAAGGCCGCCCAGTACGCGTCCTCCATCGACGAGGTGGCGAAGCTGCTCAAGGAGCGCAACAACGGCCTGTACACCAATGACTGGACGCTCGCGGATACGAAGACGGGCGAGGGGGCCTGCTTCACGCTCGGCACGAAGACGTCGCGCATGTGGCGCACCGGCGACGCGAAGCACACCGCGGACACCCCGGGAGGGCTCGAGGACTTCATCTGGGCCAACAACAACAACCGCGACCTGGAGATGCGCAAGGAGTCCATCGCCAACCCCTGGAACGCCCCGGTGGACCTGGCCTTCAACACCTGGAACCGGGACATCGCCTTCCAGAAGTACTTCGAGCAGCACGGCCGGGGTGGCATCGACCTGGACAACGCCATCCGCATGCTGGCCTCCAGCCCCATCAACCGTCCGCATGCGTGTGACGGGAAGATCACCACCGGGGAGATGGCGCGCCAGCTCATGTTCCTCGCCCATTACGGCAAGACGACCCTGCGCGAGAAGAAGGTGGGCGGCCGGTGGATTCCGGACCTGCCCGGCGCCACGCCCCACCTGACGCTCGGCTACACCACCTTCAGCCCCGTGTTCGTGGCGGACAAGCTCAAGGCGGCTCGGAGCCGGCGCGTCCAGGAGGCGAAGGCTCCGGCCGGCAAGCGCGATCTCACGAAGCTCCAGGAGTCGCTCGGCTTCGACAAGAAGCGCCTGTGGGCCAACACGGTGTTTCCCGCCACGGACGGGGAGAACTGGCTGGTGAGTGGCACGGCGGCCTATTGGAACCTGCTCCACGAGGCGCCGGACGAGGCGGACAAGGTGTTCGAGGCGCGGCGCGATGCGCTGGCGGAACTCAACGCGCGCTATCTCTATCTCACCTCGCGCGAGGAGGACGTGGTGCCCGTGGCCGCGCGCACCTCGTACAGCCGCTATGGCACGTATGCCATTCCCCGCATCAAGGGCACCTTCCTGTTGCACCAGTTGCGGCTGCTCTTGGGCAACGCGTCCTTCGCGAAGGTGATGCGCACCGTCCACGAGCGCTACACCCAGAAGAACATCACCACGAAGGACTTCGTGCGCACCGCGTCCGAGGCGGCCGGGAGGAACCTGGCGCCCTTCGTCGCGCAGTGGGTGGAGCGCGCGGGACTGCCCGCGCCCCGGCTGCGCGCGAGCGTGACGAAGGCGCGGGAGGGCCATGACGTGACGCTCGAGGTGGAGCAGGGCGGGGTGCCCTACCACTTCGTCACCGCCGTGGAGCTGGTGACGGACAAGGGCTCGGTGCTGGAGCGCGTGGAGGTGAAGGGCGCCCGGCAGTCCTTCACCTTCCACGTGGCCGAGCGGCCGGTGCGCGTGGTGTTCAACCCCACCAACGACATCCCCGTGCCACGCGAGCACTACCAGGTGCTCTCCAATGCGCTGGATGACTTCAGCCAGTTGCTCTTCGTGCACGGCACCGCGCGCGGGGTGGAGGCGGGACGCACCCTGGCGCTCGAGTTCCGCGACACCGTGGCGGATGCCTTCTCGGAGCAGCTCTCACCGCTCGAGCCGGACGCCGAGGTGACGGACGCGGAGCTGGCCGGGCGCGACCTGTTCGTGCTCGGAGGGGCCGAGGACAACGCGCTGGTGGCGCGGCTGGCGGCGGAGAAGAAGCTGCCGGTGGAGCCGGGCCGCCGCTTCTTCCGCTGGCAAGGCCAGACGTACGGCCGTCCCGAGGATGGGTTGGCGGTGGCACTGCCCAATCCGTGGAACCCGAAGCGGATGCTCTACCTGTACCTGGCCAACAGCGGCATGCAGCTCTGGCGCATGACGCGCGCCTTCCAGCCGGGGCGGTTGCAGGGCTGGGCGCTCTATCGCGATGGCGAGGTGACCGCCAAGGGCTACCACGACCTCGACGCCCTGGCGGTGGACCTGCCCGCGCCCGCCGTCTCCCCCGAGGGGCCGCAGGTGAAGCCACTCGGAGCGGCGACGGAGACGAACTGAAGGCGGGGCGCTCACTCACCCAGCCAGTAGAGACCCCGCCGGGTGCGCAGCACCTGCTCCAGGAATTCTGAGAAGCAGCTTGCGACCTGCTTGCAGTAGGCGGGGTCTGGCCACGCCTCGTGTGGCCATCGTCAGTCCGTATAGGGCAGGAGGCAGCCTGCCCAAAACCAAATGGCTGTCCGCAAGAAGCTAGCGACTCCTCATGTCTTTATCGCAAGGAATGCTTCGCGCAGCGCATTGGCAATATCACGTCTATTCAAAAAATAAAAATCACCATTTTTGTCGACCACTTCGAAGTCCATTGCCCCGCAGATATAATTGATTCTTCCATAGCCAGGCGCAGGAGTAAGCATCGAATCCTTTCCTGGAGCTGCGTGCTTCGCCAGGTTCATACGGAGGAGTTCAACCATCTGGAATGCGGGTTTGAATTGTGCCCATTCACCATCCACTTTCTTGCGGAACTCTTCATCATCTCGATAACGCGTTAATTGCCGCCTTTTGACTTCTTTCGTGAAGTTCAGCTCGTCCTCAGGGCCGAGATTTGAGATGGCCGTATCCACCCCTCCGGAGCCATACCATTTGTTGTATTGATAAATTCGGTCTTTCCATATGCGCATTACCTCATAAACTGCGAACAGCCACATTTGAGAGAAGGCCGACACATGTGTTGCAAGGTCCAAGGGGGTCTTCTCTCTCTCGTTGTACTCGCGAAGGAGTTCATACTCCCAGCCAGTGATAGTCGCATCGGTGATGCCGATGTTCATTCCCTGCATTCCAAGGAAGAGATCATCCTGGAAGAGAGTTAATTGGCGCCATCGCATTGTGAGGATGGAAAAGTCAATGTCTGAAGGAGTATCGTCATCTGAAAACATGTCGTCATCTTCTTCCACGATGCACTCCTCGTTCGAACGTAACTGTCAGGCCCCCTGGAAGCTGCGGTAGCGGGAGACGACGGCCATGTACACCGCGTAGGCCACGAGTCCCGCGGCGGCCAGGGTCAACAGCACGTCCCCATGGGGCTGGTTCGCCAGCGTCGCCAGGGTTCCATCCAGCCCCCGCGCCTCGCTCGGGTTGGAGCGCAGCGCCGCGAGCAGGAAGAAGACGCCCATCATCACGAACACCACGCCCCGGGCGGCGATGCCTCCCTTGCACACGCGCATCGTCCAGCGCTCCTGCGAGGCATTCAAATCCCGCAGGCTCAGCTTGCGGCGGAACTTCTCCGTCCACGCCTTGTAGAGCTGCGACACGCCCATGCCCGCGATCACCAGCCCGACCACCGCCACCAGCGCCTGGCCGAACGGCTCGGACAGCAGTCTCGCCGTCCACGACTGCATGCTCTGGTCCCCATGCTGTCCCGCGCCGCCGCGGCCCAGCACCAGCCGGAAGGCCGCCACCGCCAGCGAGGCGTGAATCACCGCGCTCACCCCATAGGCCGCCCGCACCACCAGCCCCTTGGTCCCCGTGCCCTTGCCATCCGGATCCATCCACGCCTGCACCACCCGCCACAGCACGTAGCCCAAGAGGCCCACGGCCACCACCGCCAGCAGCACCGTGCCCCACGTCCCGCGCGCCAGCGAGGCCAGTGCCCCGCGCGTGTCCGTCATCTCTCCGCCCTGGCCAAAGGCCACCTGCAGCGCCAGCACTCCAACCACGGCGTACACCACGCCCTTGGCCAGGTAGCCCATGCGCGCCAGGGGCACCATCCAGGGGTGATGCAGCGCCTTCGCGCCGAGTCGATCCCCCTGGTTCTTCAGCTCCACGGCTTTGCGGCCCAGTTCGTTCATCCCCGTTCCCCCTCGTGCCCGGAAGTGCGCGGAGTCATCGTCCGGGAGTCCGTGCCGGAAGGTAGGCACCCGCCGTGGATTGTCTCGGGGAGCGCACGTCCGGCGGCGCCCAGACCAGCCGGACGAGCGCATGAGGATGTAGAGATCCACTCCGACCAAACTCGGCCGCACCGTGATCTCCGGAGTAGGGGACGGGGCGAACACCGACCCTTGCTGCCTCCCGCTCCTCATGCTGGACTGACCGAGGAAGCCCTCTGTCAGCCCACACCTCCGGTGATCCGCCCATGAAGAACTACGATGCCCTCGCGCCGTTCCAGGTCCTTGGAGCCAACATCCAGAACATCCTCGACGCCTTTGGCGCCTTCTCCGTGCTCGCGGGCAAGATCATGCTCGACGAGCAGCTCGGCGGCCAGGCGCCGGATGGCACCATCCTGTTCGATCCGGAGAAGTGGTACCCGCTGGCCAGCAACCTGCGCGCGATCGACCGGATCCAGAACGAGTACGGAAGCATCGTCATCCGTCAGATGAGCTCGGCCCTGCTGCGCAACGCGAAGTTCCCGCCCTCCGTGACGAGCATCGAGACCGGGCTGTCCGCCATCGATACGGTCTACCACATGAACCACGCCAAGAACGGCGTGGCCCTGTTCACCCCGGCGACGGGTCAGATGGGCGAGGGCATTGGTCACTACGCGTGCAAGCCCGTCGCGGGGAAGAAGCAGATCATCTGTGAGACGAACACGCCCTATCCGTGCGTCTTCGATCAGGGTCTCGTCCTGGCCATGGCCCATCGCTTCCAGCCCACGGCCACCCTGGTGCACCAGAACCCCGCGCAGTGCCGCAACAGCGGCTTCCCGTCCTGCTCCTACGCGGTGTCCTGGAAGTAGGGCGCGAGGGGGCTCGGCTCACATGGTGGCGGTGGGCCAGGAGATCTCGGCCCACTTGCCCATGCCGGACATGTCCCGGTGGAAGTTGCCCGTCCACAGGGCGTACTCGAGCAGCTCGTCGAACATGCCCTGGAAGAGCGTGTACACCTCGTCCACCGCGTCCAGCGCCTCCGCGAGCTGCTCCTCGGTCAGCTCGTAGCGGGTCATCATCTCCTCCACCGCGTCGCTGGTGATGGTGTGGTTGGCCTCCATCATGTCGTGCGTCTTGCCGAAGTAGTGCAGCTTCTTGCCCGTCTGGGCCTCGAAGTCCTCCGCTGCCTTGCAGAACGCGTCGAACGCCACGTCGGCGGTGCCCTCCACCGCCTCGACGATGAGGAAGCGGATGCGCGGATCCGGGTGGCGCGTCACCAGCCGCGTCAGCTCGTACGCCAGCATCCGCGTGCGCCGGCAGTGCTTGCCCCAGAGCATCCGCAGCACGCTGGCCAGATCCATCGTCGTGTTCATGTTCAGCGTGCGCAGATCCTTCACATACATCCGCCAGTGCTCATCCTCCTCGCGGCTGTGGATGTTGATCATCTGCTGAACCGGATCCTCCGAGACGTCATCCCGGATGACGTACTTGTTGAGATCCATGAAGGCCATCGCGAAGGGCGCCAGACACGGCACGAAGGCGAAGCGTTCGCGGGCCTCGATCGTCGAGTCCTCGATGAAGCTGAGGAATGAGGACCTCGACAGCTCCTGCTTCTTCTTCTCGATGTGATCCAAGACACGCTTCATGGCCTTCTCCTCGTAAGGAAAAAGTGGAATCCGGCTCTTGAAGGTGGGTGATTCCTTACCCCCTCCCTCCAATCGCGTGTGGAAAAAATTACCCTGGGATTTCATGGAAGTCAAAAGTCTCCACCGACGAGAGAACGAATTCACGTGCGTTTCCCTCTGAAGCGTTGCCTGTCCGTCACGGAGAAGCGTTCTCGAACCGAGGAAAACTTGACCGTGAGTCGGAAGTGACTCATCTGGTGGGTTTGACCCAGGTTGAGCACGTGAAAGCCCGCACGCGCGCGGCGCGTCCCCCTCCGGAAGCGGAGGAGGGGCATCGGCTCAGGTGCTGGGCGTGAGAGAGATTACTGGAGGATTGTCGGGAACGCCGGATTACTGCCGGGAGAGCCGAGCCAGGGAGGCGGACTCCACGCCAGCGTCCTCTTCGAAGCGGGTCGCGACGGTGTACTCCCCCTCGGGAGTCGTCTGGCAGCGCAGCACGTACAGCTTCGTCCGGGGAACGCCCAGCAGCGGGATGCTCGCCTCGAGCACGTCCCCCATTTCCAAGGGGATGGACATGAGCAACAGGCAGCCGCCTTCCGAGGCGTTGATGACGTGGGCCGCCAGTTGCTCGCCGTCCCGGTGGAGCGTGATGGGCAGCCTCAGGGGGTAGCGCTGATGCCGACGGCGTTCATCCTCGTGGGACACTGTGGCGCTCCTCCGGCGGCCTCTTGTTCATGGGCGGCCTGACCAGGAGTGAATGTAGCACGTCCCGTTCCTAGCCTGCCGCCGCCCGCTGAATCGCTTCACGCAGCACGCTCTCCGGTTGGGCCCCCGACACGGCGAAGCGATCGTTGAAGACGAAGAAGGGGACGCCGCGAATGCCCCGCTGGTGGGCCTCGTCCGACTCGCGCTGGGTGAGCTCGAGCTCGCGCGGATCCTCGAGCAGGCGCGTGGCCTCTTCGTCCGTGAAGCCGTGCGCGACGGCCAGGCGCCGCAGCTC contains:
- a CDS encoding DUF1206 domain-containing protein, which codes for MNELGRKAVELKNQGDRLGAKALHHPWMVPLARMGYLAKGVVYAVVGVLALQVAFGQGGEMTDTRGALASLARGTWGTVLLAVVAVGLLGYVLWRVVQAWMDPDGKGTGTKGLVVRAAYGVSAVIHASLAVAAFRLVLGRGGAGQHGDQSMQSWTARLLSEPFGQALVAVVGLVIAGMGVSQLYKAWTEKFRRKLSLRDLNASQERWTMRVCKGGIAARGVVFVMMGVFFLLAALRSNPSEARGLDGTLATLANQPHGDVLLTLAAAGLVAYAVYMAVVSRYRSFQGA
- a CDS encoding C45 family peptidase; the protein is MTALRLSSRLVGLWWLSATALYAVPTRAAPVPLSNAGFETRLATGRPSGWSVSGPGRVASSADVRSEGTAGLVIAHPEAGAETTVESEPVKLQVGHLYRLSAWVRTRGVRADAQARYPTALGACVSMRSFPFTNCSPSLGAEQEGRVSVLFFAPQATDRVRLHLGRNGAATGSAWFDDVRLEEVDDISAYIPLESVRWAGKGFRYDDGGWKYVHIEGEPYERGLQYGELVAEDLVRYMEKLGTRKNAQDVANGWDQVRLLTDSLFLRRYETEFLEEMRGIADGVNRAGVKFKDRELELLDVVALNSMVDILMLEDANEVSATPLSGRTFLKAEDETARAGEGDHCSSFVATKSATRDGGLIMGQIFMWNGYTGVHWDVMLDVQPTRGHRFIMQTFPGGIHSGSDWYINDAGIVIGETTVGQTPFNPDGTPQSNRIRKAAQYASSIDEVAKLLKERNNGLYTNDWTLADTKTGEGACFTLGTKTSRMWRTGDAKHTADTPGGLEDFIWANNNNRDLEMRKESIANPWNAPVDLAFNTWNRDIAFQKYFEQHGRGGIDLDNAIRMLASSPINRPHACDGKITTGEMARQLMFLAHYGKTTLREKKVGGRWIPDLPGATPHLTLGYTTFSPVFVADKLKAARSRRVQEAKAPAGKRDLTKLQESLGFDKKRLWANTVFPATDGENWLVSGTAAYWNLLHEAPDEADKVFEARRDALAELNARYLYLTSREEDVVPVAARTSYSRYGTYAIPRIKGTFLLHQLRLLLGNASFAKVMRTVHERYTQKNITTKDFVRTASEAAGRNLAPFVAQWVERAGLPAPRLRASVTKAREGHDVTLEVEQGGVPYHFVTAVELVTDKGSVLERVEVKGARQSFTFHVAERPVRVVFNPTNDIPVPREHYQVLSNALDDFSQLLFVHGTARGVEAGRTLALEFRDTVADAFSEQLSPLEPDAEVTDAELAGRDLFVLGGAEDNALVARLAAEKKLPVEPGRRFFRWQGQTYGRPEDGLAVALPNPWNPKRMLYLYLANSGMQLWRMTRAFQPGRLQGWALYRDGEVTAKGYHDLDALAVDLPAPAVSPEGPQVKPLGAATETN
- a CDS encoding PilZ domain-containing protein, whose protein sequence is MSHEDERRRHQRYPLRLPITLHRDGEQLAAHVINASEGGCLLLMSIPLEMGDVLEASIPLLGVPRTKLYVLRCQTTPEGEYTVATRFEEDAGVESASLARLSRQ